The proteins below come from a single Aegilops tauschii subsp. strangulata cultivar AL8/78 chromosome 6, Aet v6.0, whole genome shotgun sequence genomic window:
- the LOC109786777 gene encoding protein SAWADEE HOMEODOMAIN HOMOLOG 2-like, whose product MMMMPPVAEEHHPVAVSYSGNIPSDGGQVLFEAKSTRNGTWHDVAAFLSHRFTETKHPEVLVRFTWLGPEEDEWVDVQKCVRLRSLQCVVVLPGDLVLCFKEGKEQAQYFDAHVLQVQRRTHDVRGCRCRFLVCYDHDCSEEFLPLSKVCRRPETDHMHQISQKPHKIMDVNTDKVTRDGVPIPPDEGEASDKPVAPLLDAPTSTRSNSVAHVEMEDAEAAPNDEAANEAHGNKMNVGASFFRSPVRFLVNFLVKKMFA is encoded by the exons ATGATGATGATGCCTCCGGTGGCCGAGGAACACCACCCAGTGGCCGTATCCTACTCAG GGAATATTCCTTCAGATGGTGGCCAGGTCCTGTTTGAAGCAAAATCGACTAGAAATGGCACATG GCACGATGTTGCTGCCTTTCTGTCCCACAGGTTCACGGAAACAAAGCACCCG GAAGTACTAGTTCGATTTACTTGGCTTGGACCCGAGGAGGATGAATGGGTTGATGTTCAGAAATGTGTGAGACTGCGTTCTCTTCAATGTGTTGTGGTGCTGCCTGGGGATCTCGTTCTTTGTTTTAAG GAAGGCAAAGAGCAGGCCCAGTATTTTGATGCGCATGTTCTTCAAGTTCAAAGGCGCACGCATGACGTAAGGGGGTGCCGCTGCAGATTTCTTGTTTGTTATGATCATGATTGCTCTGAG GAGTTTCTTCCACTTAGCAAGGTATGCCGTCGACCAGAAACTGATCACATGCACCAGATATCCCAAAAGCCACACAAGATAATGGATGTCAACACTGACAAGGTGACGAGGGACGGGGTTCCCATTCCACCAGATGAAGGAGAGGCGTCTGACAAGCCGGTTGCTCCCTTACTAGACGCACCTACTAGCACCCGCAGCAATTCAGTGGCACATGTTGAGATGGAGGATGCAGAGGCTGCCCCAAACGACGAAGCTGCAAATGAAGCACATGGCAACAAGATGAATGTGGGAGCGTCGTTCTTTCGCTCCCCTGTGCGTTTCCTTGTGAACTTTTTAGTCAAAAAAATGTTCGCCTAA